GGATTGGGAGAGCAATCAGCGACGACAAGGAGCGCGAAAATGAGTGCTATAGTGACAACATAACGCGGCCACTTGGGAAGATGTGGTCGAAGCATTTCTCCCTCGCTGCCTCCTCGGCCGCTGGTTTTTctgttctcttttttctcccttctcgccctctctctctctctcctatttcgGTTGGTGACTGAGACTTCTTAAATTTCAACAAATCGTTGGTCATAATTTGTTATTCCTCAGCTACCCTCGGGCCTCGACATAGTCCACAATCCTAACCCGACCGAtccaatccaacccaacccGCCCATATTTAAGTATTTTGCATTGTGAAAGTAGGAAAAAGCAATTACCAGAAACTCTGCTCTCCTCTAgccagatttttcatttttattttcttggtataaagaaaatttaaaatttattgaGAAGAAGAGTCGTTAcaagcatggttcaaaatttcgcaATATATCgttgaaatttcggtatatttcggtaattttgaCACTACTGAGACGAGATGGGTtttcgaaatgaaaaaatgttcaaattcggtatatttcgttaaacaatgtgtatttaattattatacatCAAGGTCTGatcgtatactgtcaatcaagggtgcaaacccaaaacactactttgagttcatttttttgtaatatgaaggtttaaatgtgtttatttagcttaaataagggttaAATAAGGGtctacatgaagtatcaggccttaatatggccaaaaacccactgaGATGGAATACCGAAATAtggcaaaaaaaataccatatttcggcaaaatttcgaTATATTTTGGGATATTTTGGAAATCTCGACCAACCCGAAATGGCGAGACAAGACGAGATTTAAACCTTGGTTACAAGCCGTAGCATATGCCTTACAAAGTTGTAGAAGCCACAAAGAGGTAAGAGGCCAAACTTTTGGAGACTCAATCGAAAGAGCCGACCTGGCCAAGAAATCCGCCATAGAGTTGGAGGACCTTCGAATATAGGAAAAACTGCAAGAGAGAAAAGATTTCTACAGATGAAGAAAATCTTGACAAATGGTATCAATCTCGATCTCTGAGTTAGACATAGAGCATAATTGGTTAACCAAATTAGAGCAATCCGATTCAACCAAGATCTGACTGAAGCCATTCCTAGCTGCATGGAGAAGACCAAATCAAATTGCGATAGCTTCGCCAATAAGCGGTGACTCACAATGCATCCAATAAGAATAAGCCGATAGAGGAGAGCCAAGATGATCCCGAATAATAATACCAATACATCCTCTTTTAGAATCTTTACTCCAAGTTGCATCACAATTTATTTTAACAAAGTGAAGAGGCGGAGATGTCCAATGATAATTGGTCACCGACGATAGGTTTGAAGGAATGTCCATGACAGGAGAGGAATTTTTTGGATTCCTTTGAGTAGTCAACTTAAATTCTTGAAAGGCTTTCTCTGCCACTTTGATGACTTCTTGAGGAGACCAAAGTTGTTTCTTGAATATAAGATCATTTTGGGCTCTCCATATATACCACAAAATAAAAGATGTGTCCTTTTGTTTCCGTAAATGCAAGATCAGTCGCCCAAGGGCCTTAATTGACACTTGAGCATTCTGGTAAGTCTTCTCCTTCCTCGGTATGTATATTCATCTCTCCTCAAGCTCTATTTAAATTTCATTGAAAATGAAATAGATGCAATTTTTGGTAGATTCTGACAAGCTTTCAACCAAAAGCTCAGAACTCGTCATCATTGTTGAAGGCTCGTCAAGAATTGTGACCAAGGGATTCTCCTGAATATGTTAAGgaaaaaggttctctaagccgCTAGCGTAGGTACACTAACATCTTTCTATTTATCTTTCTtgtcctcacatgaaatgaccccATTGTTCTTGTACGATACCATTTTATTGCACCTCATTGGTATATGACTCTTTCTCAAAGATCCCTCTACCATGTattaaaaatagggaaattaCATATCCCTCCTCTATACTCTACCCTAATTACATGTTCCTCCCTTAGTTTTTCCAtcttacattttgaccccttatggcTCACGGTGTTAGAATGCTGTTAGTTAATGGTTTGAAAAGATGATATTATCGTTGTTCTAAAACACCGCAAGTAGAATTACAAtgatacccttttcatcatcttcaaccttaaacACCCATTATTTTCCTCCTCCACCAACCAAAACGAATTCAAGTTTTTCCGTGAAATTCTGCTTTAAACTAGAaggaaaacgaaaaaaaaagaaaagaaaaggaaagtcTCATTTAATTCTTAAATTCTGACTATAGGAAAGAGCAAAATAATTAGTTGTAATTCATGTTCATAATCTGATTGCATAGGTTTCAGATTCAACTTTTTTGCCTACATTTTAATTTCTCGGTTGGGACTcaaatcttttcatttttcttttttcgggTTTTTCCGCTGCTTTTTCTCATTTCAGCTTGAACTCAAGAAACTTCCATTAGTGGTTCTCATAATTCAGAGCCTGGTGCTTCCGAAAATGACTCTGTGAAGCATTCACTACAAGTTGTCCATGCTCCATTCACGACCTAAATAGTGTTTGCGTCTTTGCAAGTGTCCTCTTGatggaaaaaaaaccctagctccctcaatcttcttcttttctctttcctctctcatcttcatttttttcgCCGCAACCTTCCTAAGTTCCAAGGCAACATCGGCTATAGAGTAGTATTTCTGCAtctgaaggagaagagatccaTGGATGGCCCATCTCGCCATCAGAAATTATTCCTCCATCTCTTCACAATTCTTCAGTTTCAGATAATGACAGAGGAGAGATCAGATATAAGAGGCTCCAGAGTCCGTGAGATCTTCACCCTGTACTCCAGAGTGGATCTTACCATTAACTTCATGAAACTGAATCCATTGAAGTGGATTTTGGTGGGTTCCATttgcaggaaaggggttgcaggagaagaagaagaaaagaagggagggtaaaatggtctatTCACATGGATCAAGGGTTAGTTTGGGATTAAATCAAAAAGGTAAATGGGTCATCCCACACAATGACCCAGGGTTAGTTTGggtattataaaaaaattaattatgccacatcagcatttaACAGACAAATGTTAACGACAGCCCGGCAAGGGAGATTTTAgtaatttttcaaaaactacAGGAGAATTGTATGAAAAATGGGACCaccaaggggaggaacgtgtaattaaGGCAAAGCACAAGGGAGggggatgtaattttccctgGAAGCACCCATCGGTGGAAGGTTTGGTTAGCTAGGGGAGTATCGGGTCGGGTTTTGATGGAGGCAGAAGGACATTTTCGTCATTTAGTCCATTCAACTAACCGTGTTCAGGGAAGAGCTTTCTCAGTTTCTTCGCAGAAGCCAGAAAGAAGGTGAACCGCCCTTTGGGAAACAGTTTTACTTGTCTCTGCACGTTTTGATGCTTCGACTTCTAAAccttttttcattcttttacaGAACCCTAAAGTTCTTCCTCTAcaacttctcttcttttttttgataagattCTACAACTTCTCTTCAGGTATATGGAAGTCTTCAGCAAATCACCcctaccaaaaacaaaactCTCTGCTTTGATTGTCCGTCTTCTTTGAATCATCTAAGTGATTGCAGGTGCAAAAATGCACTAATTGGATTCTTTTCGAGATCGAGGACATGTCTGCTACAACAAACACTGCGTTTTCACCCCACGAAGAACTTTCTGCTTCGTGTCTCCGCAATGCGAATCATAAGGCACCATGTGAGCCCAAACCTCCCCTTCCTCCCCCAAAGAATCTTTCTTCTTGGTTCTTATTCGAAAGGAtttgtttttggtttgattGAAATTGGATCATGCTACATAGTTGGTGTCAGAATTGTGGGGTTTCATTTGGGAAATTGTTGCTGTTGTTTAATGATTTTGTAAATTTGTGAGGTTTAATGGcgcttttttaaattttctccaCGAATTTATTTAATTCAGTGTTAGTAGGAAACCAAAATGATCTTGTGTGTCTAACCAGGTGTCTGCATCTGTTTGAATCTTGGAGGACCGAAGACACTTCATGATGTTCAAccatttttattcaatttatttgCAGACCCTGTATGTTATTCTATTCTATTGTAGCATAtaaaataatgttagaaaagagaagaaacaaaaaataatacttgggcaTCTTGATCTCTTAGACGGGTACCTTGTCACCCAagtgcttaggcacccctccaccgcttTGGGTCGTCTTGACAACTATAGTCATAATAGCTAATGATTTGATACGGAATATCTAGTGCTAGGACCAGGATCACCTTCCTTCAGAGCTTGAAAAAGCCTCATGGCAGTTTATTTGAGGTCCAAATTTGACAGACATTTTCAAATCATCAAACCCTGGTCAGATTCAGATCTATTTGATATTCCGAAGTATTATTATAGAGGTTAAAAAGTATTTAAAAAGTCTTAAAAGTTAATAACTAAACACGATCCATTGAAAATCAAAGGAGAGTGGTTTGAGCCATCCGCAACCAAACACCTACTTCTTTCACCTCAAATTATTGAACCAAAGTCttctttggaaatttttttttttttgaggtaaaCTGTTGATTACAAACCACATAGAAGCCATAAGGAATGATCTGGATTTTCACCTATAAAATTTCATATCAAAATTTAATCATTTACCCTCACTTATAATGGGATACCTTTCCATTTACGCCCATATATCCTTCTGTTGTTTGCATACCTTGCTGGCAGTCCTTAATGCTTGATTTTGTCACTTGGTAAATTCCATTGggttaaaacttgacatgtgaacagGGGATATAGGGATTACATATCAACAAAATTTAGGCCCCATCAGACTTTGCCAAATGACAACAGTGGTGCCCATGCACATCCAGAAAAAACTGGCTCTTTCATAAATTCAAAATCCAGTAGGTTTTGTGCATAAAGATTTCATTGACAGGTAAAAAGCAGGCCTGGAGGCTGATGTGAGAAATAATCAAGTAATGCTTGCAATAGCTCAATGTGGTGTTCAATACAGCAAAAATTGTTCTAGGAGGTTCAAATGATGCCTACAGTTGCTTTATGGCATTAAACCACTGTCTAATCATGCCAAATATCTGGGACTCCACTTATTTCCAGAATCTCAGGAGTATAAGACTCCACTAAACCCCTCTATTGTTCCCTAGTAGTGTTTgtaaaaactgaaaaaatgcATTTGAGTTTATGATGAGGGGATAGGAACACATACCCAGCAGCCTCAGTCCGTTGGAGTCAGTTTGCCTTCCAAAAAACTATGAGTGGTTTGGGAATTAGATCAAGCTTTGTCCATAATAAAGCTTTTACTCTCAAACTTGAAAAGTCAGTCTATGCAGAGTGTGATTGGAGTTACTATTTACTTCATCTGGCATGCTTGGATTAATTatttcaaccccccccccccccccaaatcaaATATTATTCCAATGTGTTCAGATGATTTGAAACTAATAGTTCCCTCTGCTCAGTCATCATGTCATCAATCACAAAAGATTACTACCCAACATGCATTAGATGCTTCAGATATCACCCATTACTTCCCAAAGCCTGAATTTCTTTTGGTGCTCAAAGATGGCAActtcaattcaaattcaaacaaATCAAGATGGGCATCGATTGGTTGCATCAATGGCTGAGTAAATTTTGCGCACATTCTTCCTGGATTTGCATGATCAACTCAAGAAAATGCAGATCAATCAGACGAGGAGTCAACAGATGTTTGTCAATGCGAGCAAAGCACATACAGGTCTGGTATAACGCCGAGGGGATAATTCGACTCCTCATCAAGGACACAAAGATTGAAGTAGTAGCAATTAATGGGTAAACAGTTTATGCAGATTCAAATAAACCTATTCAGGAAGTTTATTCACAAATAGCAGTAACTAGCATCTCAAAGAAACTGACGGGGTAGAAGTAATTCAAGGTAGCTTTTTCATAGGAGACAAGAAAATGCTAACTTGGTGGATTATTGATTCTACCACATTTGTCATGCTGACTCGTCAGCTTCAAAACCttggaagaaaaaacaaaattttgcaTGTAGAATTAGGTCagtgacaaaaaaaaacccctatgAATGAGAGATTTATAAATGAAAGCCCACAACCAGTTTTTCTCAAGGTGGTTTTGCTTAGACATGGTAGCCAGTGAATGTAAATCCTCTTCCAACGATTTCACCAGCACAAAACCAGGCATAGCATTCCAGCCCAAAGAGAGCAGCAACGCCAACATCCTCGACCTTCAGTTCCTGCCTATTCTTCCAAAGTTGCTTGACACAATCAAGTTCTTTCCAGAAGGACTCGTAACGACCAGGAATACTGTAGAATTTAAAAGGAGAGTATGATTATGGACATGGGCATACACAAGCAAAGATATAGATAGCAATGCAGCATTTTCCAGAACAGCAAGGAAGAAGAATCCAGCTTTATTAACAGCTTGTAAGGCTGCAGGATTTTTTACTAACACATTTCATCGAGGTTACTGTCAGCCATAAAACATTTGAGTCTTCAAAATTGTGAACCTCGTTGTGCCCTTGTGGTTGGGCTATTGTATAAGCAAATATTTTGTGGTTATGATCTTctataagaaaataaagatcGGCTCTGTTGATTCAACATTGAAAGCCTAGGGGTTAAGCTCTGGTTGAACAAACAGCGCTTATTCTGTTGGCAAATTGCATTACCGTTATAACTTCTAGCAACACATAAAGGACTGGTTTCAACTGATAAGCTAAATCATAATAGACATACATACATTAAGAAGAGGAACCAAGTTTAATTTATACCCATCAATCCAATTTGAAACCACTCAGAGATGGAATAATGTCCCCTAACCCTTAAACTCACCATAATactttagtttttctttttttatagaTATTTTTGCACATTTCGAAGAGACTAATTTTACCGGCTTTCCCCGGATCTTATTATTTAAAATTAACTCAGTACAAGTCTAAATAGTTTTTGGCACTCCTAATGGggaaaaggattatgaatagaAAAGAGGTTGAACTCCAAATTTAAAGTAGTACCCCAAAGACAGGTAATAATGATTGCCTCTCATTACTAAGATATAATATAGTGGCCCAAATGTCCAGTATAATGATTGCCTCTCTTAACCCGGGTAAGAAGCTCTTAAAGCTACTTCCCTAATGTGTATCAACATAAAGAGTAGAGATCAGTAATATATAGTCTTCCAGTGTACAAATGGAAGCACGTGACTGGTCTTTGGAGCTTTCTTGGTCAATCTAGGTGGTCCCTTGAAAAGATAGAGTCAAAGTAGCATAAACAAGGAATTTCAATCACACATGAAGATGCTGGCAGTGTGAGTTCTTTATGGTCAAACTAGGTAGATCTAAAGAAAGAGAATAATGACCCAGCAGTGGGCCATCTGAGCTTCACACATTGTGTTTTTTGCACCTTTGCCTTTTTGGACCAACGGACTTGTGATTCATGGTCAATTATATTTTCCACATGCATGATTGTTTTTCGAAAAACTCTAGAATCACTGGAAACTCAAACATGCTCCAAGCCTCCTCAGAAATTATCCAAAACCATCCATTGATACGCATGTGTAGTCATTTTTCTGTTTACAAAA
The sequence above is a segment of the Telopea speciosissima isolate NSW1024214 ecotype Mountain lineage chromosome 7, Tspe_v1, whole genome shotgun sequence genome. Coding sequences within it:
- the LOC122670038 gene encoding uncharacterized protein LOC122670038 — its product is MASKLQQIQSKAVQASKFVSKHGCAYYKQLLEQNKQYIQEPPTVEKCNLLSKQLFYTRLASIPGRYESFWKELDCVKQLWKNRQELKVEDVGVAALFGLECYAWFCAGEIVGRGFTFTGYHV